One region of Olleya sp. Hel_I_94 genomic DNA includes:
- a CDS encoding GLPGLI family protein — MKLKSTFKNLATLLVLIITSSVFAQDAFQGQATYMSKTTMDMDNFGGRELSPERKKMIMERMKTMLEKTFILDFNKSESTYKEDEALDAPGGGGRGFMMGGMAAGTIYKDVKENVLLHDQEFFGKQFLIKDSLVKLDWKMSGESKQIGKYTAFKATATKKVDAADWTNMRRRGNDRDKKKDDNKEVAEVEKDSTKTDAPKDPFDDIEIPEEIEVTAWYTMDIPVNSGPGEYWGLPGLILEVNAGRTTILCSKIVMNPSDKNEIKKPTKGKEVTMEEYQDIVKKKMEEMREMFRSRGGRGRN, encoded by the coding sequence ATGAAATTAAAATCAACTTTTAAAAATCTAGCAACACTGTTAGTATTGATTATCACTTCAAGCGTTTTTGCGCAAGATGCTTTTCAGGGTCAGGCAACTTACATGTCAAAAACGACTATGGATATGGATAATTTTGGTGGTCGTGAGTTAAGTCCAGAGCGAAAAAAAATGATAATGGAGCGTATGAAAACAATGCTTGAAAAGACATTTATACTAGATTTTAATAAATCAGAATCTACTTATAAAGAAGATGAAGCATTAGATGCTCCTGGTGGTGGAGGAAGAGGTTTTATGATGGGTGGAATGGCTGCTGGAACAATCTATAAGGATGTAAAAGAAAACGTACTATTACATGACCAAGAGTTTTTTGGAAAGCAATTTTTAATTAAAGATAGTTTAGTAAAATTAGATTGGAAAATGAGTGGCGAGTCTAAGCAGATCGGTAAATACACCGCTTTTAAAGCAACTGCTACTAAAAAAGTAGACGCTGCAGATTGGACAAATATGAGAAGAAGAGGAAATGATAGAGATAAAAAGAAGGACGATAATAAAGAAGTTGCAGAAGTAGAAAAAGATAGCACTAAAACTGATGCACCAAAAGATCCATTTGATGATATTGAAATTCCAGAAGAAATTGAAGTGACTGCATGGTACACAATGGACATACCAGTTAATAGTGGTCCTGGTGAATATTGGGGACTTCCAGGTTTAATATTAGAGGTTAATGCAGGTAGAACAACTATTTTATGTTCTAAAATTGTTATGAATCCTTCTGATAAAAACGAAATTAAAAAACCAACCAAAGGAAAAGAAGTGACTATGGAAGAATACCAGGACATTGTAAAGAAAAAAATGGAAGAAATGCGCGAGATGTTTAGATCACGTGGTGGAAGAGGTAGAAATTAA
- a CDS encoding deoxynucleoside kinase yields MHVAIAGNIGAGKTTLTKLLAKHFNWEAQLEDVVDNPYLDDFYNQMERWSFNLQVYFLNSRFRQVSQIRESGRDIIQDRTIYEDAHIFAPNLHAMGLMTNRDFENYKSLFDLMEGFVEGPDLLIYLRSSIPNLVSQIHKRGRDYENSISIDYLSRLNERYEAWIHGYTKGNLLVIDVDNMDFVANPEDLGTIINKIDAEINGLF; encoded by the coding sequence ATGCACGTTGCCATAGCAGGAAATATAGGCGCAGGAAAAACGACGCTTACTAAATTATTAGCCAAACACTTTAACTGGGAGGCTCAATTAGAGGACGTTGTAGACAACCCTTACCTTGACGATTTTTACAATCAAATGGAGCGTTGGAGTTTTAACTTACAGGTTTACTTTTTGAATAGTCGTTTTAGACAAGTATCGCAAATTCGCGAAAGCGGAAGAGATATTATTCAGGATAGAACAATATATGAGGATGCGCACATTTTTGCTCCTAATTTACATGCAATGGGTTTAATGACCAATCGTGATTTTGAAAACTATAAATCGTTATTTGATTTAATGGAAGGTTTTGTTGAAGGTCCAGATTTATTAATTTACTTACGTAGCTCTATCCCAAATCTAGTATCTCAAATACATAAACGTGGTCGTGATTACGAAAACTCAATTAGTATTGACTATTTAAGTAGATTAAACGAACGTTATGAAGCTTGGATCCATGGATATACTAAAGGTAATTTATTAGTAATTGATGTAGATAATATGGACTTTGTTGCTAATCCTGAAGATTTAGGAACTATAATTAATAAAATTGATGCTGAAATAAATGGGTTATTTTAG
- a CDS encoding App1 family protein: MTLAGFFYIIFDVMSWFKKDPLQIISFLSYGTSKRLYHRGRALEDETIDLEQKSLLALVLNTWKRFETDEVKKTKLKITLPNNKVIYTKTDKDGYYKIDRAIEDVEVFINTEGWLNIEVAYDDATLKRTIQNQNKFPAQILIPNLNSDFGIISDIDDTILHTGVVSILKWRVLYNTFFKHAQNRIPLEGAAEFYHLLHKGPNGNKANPIFYVSHSPWNLYRYLEFFLKKNNFPKGPILLRSFRTIFKKKSSTCKPAKQLEIQNILKTYPDFTFILIGDSGEHDPDIYLEIVNTFPNRIKAVYLRSVNDNKKIKRVKSLLNAYNTTPVLLVNSSKDAIIHARTNGFIK, encoded by the coding sequence ATGACTTTAGCAGGTTTTTTTTATATTATATTTGATGTGATGAGTTGGTTTAAGAAAGATCCTTTACAAATTATTTCATTTTTAAGTTATGGTACATCTAAGCGATTATACCATCGTGGTCGTGCGTTGGAGGATGAAACTATTGATTTAGAACAAAAAAGCTTACTAGCTTTAGTTTTAAATACATGGAAAAGATTTGAAACAGATGAGGTTAAAAAGACAAAGCTAAAAATAACATTGCCTAATAATAAAGTCATTTATACCAAGACAGATAAAGATGGTTATTACAAAATAGACAGAGCAATTGAGGATGTTGAGGTATTCATAAATACTGAAGGTTGGTTAAATATTGAAGTCGCCTATGATGATGCTACCCTAAAGCGAACCATACAAAATCAAAATAAGTTTCCTGCGCAAATACTTATCCCTAATTTAAATTCTGATTTTGGAATTATTAGTGATATTGATGACACTATATTACATACAGGAGTGGTTTCTATATTAAAATGGCGTGTACTATATAATACTTTTTTTAAGCATGCTCAAAATAGAATACCATTGGAAGGCGCTGCTGAGTTTTATCATTTATTGCACAAAGGACCAAATGGAAATAAGGCTAATCCTATTTTTTATGTTAGTCATAGTCCATGGAATTTGTATCGCTACTTAGAGTTTTTTCTCAAAAAAAATAATTTCCCAAAAGGCCCTATTTTACTTAGAAGTTTCAGAACTATTTTTAAGAAAAAGTCATCTACTTGTAAGCCAGCAAAACAGTTAGAAATACAAAACATATTAAAGACATATCCAGACTTCACTTTTATATTAATAGGTGATAGTGGAGAGCATGATCCAGATATTTATCTAGAGATTGTTAATACTTTTCCCAATCGTATTAAAGCGGTTTATTTAAGAAGCGTAAACGATAATAAAAAAATTAAACGAGTAAAAAGTTTACTTAACGCTTATAATACAACGCCTGTTTTATTAGTTAATTCTAGCAAGGACGCTATAATACATGCTAGGACAAACGGATTTATTAAGTAG
- a CDS encoding sodium-translocating pyrophosphatase, which produces MESMMIYMPIAMAILGLIYMVIKQSWVMKQDAGDGKMKEISDHIYEGALAFLNAEYRLLSVFVVIVSVLLAVVAYFVPTTSYLIVIAFVCGAVFSAAAGNIGMKIATKTNVRTTQAARTSLPNALKISFGGGTVMGLGVAGLAVLGLTIFFIAFFQIFMDGAWTNTMDMTIVLETLAGFSLGAESIALFARVGGGIYTKAADVGADLVGKVEAGIPEDDPRNPATIADNVGDNVGDVAGMGADLFGSYVATVLAAMVLGNYVIKDMGGAITDAFGGIGPILLPMSIAGVGIIISIIGTLLVKISSNDAKESQVMGALNLGNWVSIGLVAAACYGLVTWMLPETMQMNFFGEGLQDISSIRVFYATLVGLFVGAVISSVTEYYTGLGKKPILKIVQQSSTGAGTNIIAGLATGMISTFPSVLLFAGAIWASYALAGFYGVALAASAMMATTAMQLAIDAFGPISDNAGGIAEMSEQEPIVRERTDILDSVGNTTAATGKGFAIASAALTSLALFAAYVTFTGIDGINIFKAPVLAMLFVGGMVPVVFSALAMNAVGKAAMEMVEEVRRQFRDIPGIMEGTGKPEYDKCVAISTKASLKEMMLPGLLTIGFPLVIAFVPMIFGMKHLAIAEMLGGYMAGVTVSGVLWAIFQNNAGGAWDNAKKSFEAGVEINGEMTFKGSDAHKAAVTGDTVGDPFKDTSGPSMNILIKLTCLIGLVIAPILGGHTETGVANTDQVTIEKEMIVNENIAEATITYSVIIDGQEVVKQERFRGSKEDVDAKLRDFEASNNVATEQNKKTIKKIDVKKG; this is translated from the coding sequence ATGGAATCAATGATGATTTATATGCCTATTGCTATGGCAATTTTGGGCTTAATTTACATGGTTATTAAACAATCTTGGGTAATGAAGCAAGATGCAGGTGATGGTAAAATGAAAGAGATTTCGGACCATATCTACGAAGGTGCTCTAGCTTTTCTAAACGCAGAATATAGATTGTTGTCAGTTTTTGTGGTTATAGTAAGTGTGCTACTTGCTGTTGTCGCATATTTTGTACCAACTACAAGTTATTTAATTGTAATAGCCTTTGTATGTGGAGCTGTTTTTTCTGCAGCTGCAGGAAATATCGGAATGAAAATAGCAACTAAAACAAATGTTAGGACTACACAAGCTGCAAGAACAAGTCTACCAAATGCGCTTAAAATTTCGTTTGGAGGAGGAACTGTCATGGGATTAGGTGTTGCAGGATTAGCAGTGTTAGGTTTAACGATATTTTTTATAGCATTCTTTCAAATATTTATGGATGGAGCTTGGACTAATACTATGGATATGACTATTGTATTAGAGACTTTAGCTGGTTTTTCATTAGGAGCAGAGTCTATCGCGCTATTCGCAAGAGTTGGTGGAGGGATTTACACTAAAGCTGCAGATGTTGGAGCTGATTTAGTAGGTAAAGTAGAAGCTGGTATACCAGAAGACGATCCACGTAATCCTGCTACTATTGCAGATAATGTTGGTGATAATGTTGGAGACGTTGCTGGTATGGGAGCCGATTTATTTGGATCGTATGTTGCAACTGTTTTAGCAGCAATGGTTTTAGGTAACTATGTTATTAAAGATATGGGTGGAGCAATCACTGATGCTTTTGGAGGTATTGGTCCTATTTTACTTCCTATGTCTATTGCAGGAGTGGGAATAATAATTTCTATAATTGGAACGCTATTAGTTAAAATTAGTAGTAATGACGCTAAAGAGTCACAAGTAATGGGAGCTTTGAACCTTGGAAACTGGGTGTCTATTGGTTTAGTTGCTGCTGCATGTTATGGATTAGTGACTTGGATGCTACCAGAAACAATGCAAATGAACTTTTTTGGAGAAGGTTTACAAGATATTTCTAGCATAAGAGTGTTTTATGCAACTTTAGTGGGTCTATTTGTAGGAGCAGTAATTTCTTCGGTAACCGAATATTATACAGGATTAGGTAAAAAGCCAATTTTAAAAATAGTACAACAGTCTAGTACAGGAGCAGGAACAAATATTATTGCAGGTTTAGCAACAGGTATGATATCTACATTTCCTTCAGTATTACTATTTGCAGGAGCAATATGGGCATCGTACGCATTGGCAGGATTTTATGGTGTTGCTTTAGCAGCCTCTGCAATGATGGCGACTACAGCAATGCAATTAGCAATTGATGCATTTGGACCAATATCTGATAATGCAGGAGGTATTGCCGAAATGAGTGAGCAAGAACCAATTGTAAGAGAACGTACAGATATACTAGACTCGGTTGGAAACACAACTGCAGCAACTGGTAAAGGTTTTGCGATTGCGTCTGCAGCATTAACATCATTAGCCTTATTTGCTGCTTATGTTACATTTACAGGTATTGACGGAATTAATATTTTTAAAGCACCAGTTTTAGCAATGTTATTTGTTGGAGGAATGGTACCTGTAGTTTTTTCTGCATTGGCAATGAATGCTGTAGGAAAAGCAGCTATGGAAATGGTTGAAGAAGTGCGTAGACAGTTTAGAGATATTCCAGGTATAATGGAAGGTACAGGTAAGCCAGAATACGATAAGTGTGTTGCTATTTCAACTAAAGCATCTTTAAAAGAAATGATGTTACCAGGATTATTAACCATTGGGTTTCCTTTGGTTATTGCTTTTGTTCCTATGATTTTTGGAATGAAACATTTAGCAATTGCTGAAATGCTAGGAGGTTACATGGCTGGTGTTACGGTAAGTGGTGTGCTTTGGGCTATTTTTCAGAATAATGCTGGAGGCGCATGGGATAATGCAAAAAAATCTTTTGAAGCAGGTGTCGAAATTAATGGTGAGATGACTTTTAAAGGAAGTGATGCACATAAAGCAGCAGTAACAGGAGATACTGTTGGAGATCCATTTAAAGATACTTCTGGACCATCAATGAATATTTTAATTAAGTTAACCTGTTTAATTGGTTTAGTGATTGCACCAATTTTAGGAGGTCATACTGAAACTGGAGTAGCTAATACAGACCAAGTAACTATTGAAAAAGAAATGATAGTTAACGAAAATATTGCTGAGGCAACAATAACTTATTCTGTAATTATTGATGGACAAGAGGTTGTTAAACAAGAACGCTTTAGAGGAAGTAAGGAAGATGTAGATGCTAAATTAAGAGACTTTGAAGCGTCTAATAATGTAGCGACTGAACAAAACAAAAAAACAATTAAAAAAATTGATGTCAAAAAAGGGTAA
- a CDS encoding inorganic diphosphatase has product MSPSGKKTFDVLIEIPKGSRNKYEYDFELNKIRFDRMLFSSMMYPGDYGFIPETLALDGDPLDVLVMGTEPTFPMCVMEVKPIGVFHMADEKGPDEKIICVPVTDPIWNSCNDIEDLNPHRIKEITHFFQVYKDLEKKKVDVGGWGDAKEAYEILNKCVERYENSEHKTNGDFTI; this is encoded by the coding sequence ATGAGTCCATCTGGAAAAAAGACATTTGACGTATTAATTGAAATACCTAAAGGAAGTAGAAACAAGTATGAGTACGATTTTGAATTAAACAAAATTCGTTTTGATCGTATGTTGTTTTCTTCAATGATGTATCCAGGAGATTATGGTTTTATACCAGAAACTTTAGCTTTAGATGGAGATCCATTAGATGTTTTAGTAATGGGAACAGAACCTACTTTTCCAATGTGTGTAATGGAAGTAAAACCAATTGGTGTTTTCCATATGGCAGATGAAAAAGGTCCTGATGAAAAAATAATTTGTGTACCAGTTACAGATCCTATTTGGAATAGCTGTAATGATATCGAGGATTTAAATCCACATAGAATAAAAGAAATTACTCACTTTTTTCAAGTGTATAAAGACTTAGAGAAAAAGAAAGTTGATGTTGGTGGATGGGGAGATGCTAAAGAGGCATATGAAATCTTAAACAAATGTGTAGAGCGTTATGAAAATAGCGAGCATAAAACAAATGGAGATTTTACTATCTAA
- a CDS encoding DUF5686 family protein, producing MNSKLFCLFFLFGSLFAIAQTKVSGVVFDEYDQPVSFANVIFKGSSIGVITNEEGRFYMEDSNTWETLSISFISFETQEIKLTKKVNYDLKVILKEEVAALDEVVIVSGKQSKKNNPAIDILRKIWANKRSNGLKKYKQYQYDKYEKVEFDLNTIDSSLMKSKLFKGMEFVFEQVDTSNVTGKTYLPMFINESSSQVYGDNIINEKREVLKGNKNSGFSNNQIIIDFVDDLYSDYDVYDNYLKFFDKSFTSPISRTGIQTYNYVLADSSFIDNKWCYNIIYYPRRKNELTFKGDFWVADTTFAIKEINMQASKSANINWVKEIYIEQEFEVLNDSVFLIKRDYFMSDFAFNKKEKSKGIYGKRTTLYDNYTFDQVKDPKFYKEKVYTFDQDIYNQDDSFWDKNRMESLSKDEKGVYVMLDSLKNTQKFKRLYNLGSILASGYVEFPELNLDYGPIFSTFGYNEVEGVRLRAGGRTYFGQNDMWRIEGYTAYGFKDNKFKYGLSGKWLLDKRSRLIISGGNRRDVEQIGASLTTSTDVLGRSLASSSVVGTGTNDKLTNINLSTLSIEAEPFRNLVTRVSGSYRTLESASPTFSLDYFTDATQTTTKSDLKQYETAFSMSFFPNREMTGYGVERRTKNDDFARLFAQVSVGNQGVLDSDFDYTKLQFSYTQPWSLGGFGRLYTTVEAGKTYGEVPLGLLSVVPGNQSYFSIYNTFSNLDFYEFVTDEYATLHVEHNFNGRLFSRIPFLKKYNLRAIVGARGVIGDVSQENRDINASGLIYRAPTKEAYYEYSVGVGNIFKVLRIDFNFRGNYLNAVTNPDARKFGVTGSFGFYF from the coding sequence ATGAATAGTAAACTTTTTTGCCTCTTTTTTTTATTCGGAAGTCTTTTTGCAATTGCACAAACAAAAGTAAGTGGTGTTGTGTTTGATGAGTATGATCAACCAGTGTCATTTGCGAATGTAATTTTTAAAGGGTCTTCAATTGGTGTTATTACTAATGAAGAAGGACGTTTTTATATGGAAGATAGTAATACTTGGGAAACACTATCCATATCATTTATAAGTTTTGAAACCCAAGAAATTAAACTAACTAAAAAAGTAAATTACGACTTAAAAGTAATTTTAAAAGAAGAAGTTGCAGCTTTAGATGAAGTAGTCATAGTATCTGGTAAGCAGTCCAAAAAAAATAATCCAGCGATTGATATCCTTCGAAAAATATGGGCAAATAAACGTAGCAATGGATTAAAAAAGTACAAACAATACCAATACGATAAATACGAAAAAGTAGAATTTGACCTAAATACAATCGATAGCTCATTAATGAAAAGTAAGCTATTTAAAGGTATGGAGTTTGTTTTTGAGCAAGTAGATACCTCTAACGTAACAGGTAAAACGTATTTACCAATGTTTATTAATGAGTCCTCTAGCCAAGTGTATGGTGATAATATTATTAATGAAAAACGCGAAGTATTAAAAGGTAATAAAAACTCAGGATTTAGTAATAATCAAATTATAATAGATTTTGTTGATGACCTATACTCGGATTACGATGTATATGATAACTACTTAAAGTTTTTTGATAAAAGTTTTACAAGTCCAATTTCTAGAACCGGAATTCAGACCTATAATTATGTGCTAGCAGACAGTAGTTTTATAGATAACAAATGGTGTTATAATATTATTTACTATCCAAGACGTAAAAACGAGTTAACCTTTAAAGGAGATTTTTGGGTAGCGGACACCACATTTGCTATCAAAGAAATTAACATGCAAGCCTCTAAAAGCGCAAATATAAATTGGGTTAAAGAGATTTATATAGAACAAGAATTTGAAGTCCTTAACGATTCTGTCTTTCTTATAAAACGAGATTACTTCATGAGTGATTTTGCATTTAATAAAAAAGAAAAATCAAAGGGGATTTACGGTAAGCGTACCACACTATATGATAACTATACGTTTGATCAAGTAAAAGATCCTAAATTTTATAAAGAAAAAGTTTACACCTTTGACCAAGACATCTATAATCAAGATGATAGTTTTTGGGATAAAAACAGAATGGAATCTTTAAGTAAAGACGAAAAAGGTGTTTATGTCATGTTAGACTCATTAAAAAACACCCAAAAGTTTAAACGTCTTTATAATCTTGGAAGCATATTAGCTTCAGGTTATGTCGAGTTTCCAGAGCTTAATTTGGATTATGGACCAATCTTCTCAACCTTTGGTTATAACGAAGTAGAAGGCGTAAGACTAAGAGCAGGTGGACGTACATACTTTGGTCAAAACGATATGTGGCGTATCGAAGGATATACAGCCTATGGATTTAAGGATAATAAATTTAAATATGGATTATCAGGTAAATGGTTACTAGATAAACGTAGTCGATTAATTATATCAGGAGGAAACCGACGTGATGTAGAGCAAATTGGAGCAAGTCTAACAACAAGTACAGATGTTTTAGGTCGAAGTTTAGCCAGTAGCTCAGTAGTTGGAACAGGTACAAACGATAAATTAACAAACATCAATTTAAGTACATTATCAATCGAAGCAGAGCCTTTTAGAAATTTGGTAACACGTGTTAGCGGAAGCTACAGGACTTTAGAGTCAGCATCGCCAACCTTTAGTTTAGATTACTTTACAGATGCAACACAAACCACTACCAAGTCGGATCTTAAACAATACGAAACAGCATTTTCTATGTCCTTTTTCCCTAACAGAGAAATGACAGGTTATGGTGTAGAAAGACGAACTAAAAATGATGACTTTGCTAGATTATTTGCACAAGTATCAGTTGGTAATCAAGGGGTTTTAGACAGTGATTTTGATTATACTAAATTACAATTTTCATATACACAACCATGGTCTTTAGGTGGTTTTGGACGATTATACACAACCGTAGAAGCAGGTAAGACTTATGGTGAAGTACCATTAGGTTTATTAAGTGTTGTACCTGGAAATCAAAGTTATTTTTCAATTTACAACACCTTTTCTAATTTAGATTTTTACGAGTTTGTTACAGATGAATATGCAACGTTACATGTCGAGCATAATTTTAATGGACGTCTGTTTTCTCGTATACCATTCTTAAAAAAATATAATTTAAGAGCCATAGTTGGTGCAAGAGGTGTTATTGGAGATGTTAGTCAAGAAAATCGCGATATAAATGCTTCGGGATTAATATATAGAGCGCCAACTAAAGAAGCGTATTACGAGTATAGTGTTGGAGTAGGTAACATCTTTAAAGTATTAAGAATAGATTTTAATTTTAGAGGTAATTACTTAAACGCAGTAACCAACCCAGATGCCAGAAAATTTGGAGTTACAGGAAGCTTTGGCTTTTATTTTTAA
- a CDS encoding pyruvate dehydrogenase complex E1 component subunit beta yields MKTIQFREAICEAMSEEMRRDESIFLMGEEVAEYNGAYKASKGMLDEFGAKRVIDTPIAELGFAGIAIGSTMTGNRPIVEYMTFNFSLVGIDQIINNAAKIRQMSGGQFNCPIVFRGPTASAGQLAATHSQAFENWFANTPGLKVVVPSNPYDAKGLLKSAIRDNDPVIFMESEQMYGDKGEVPEGEYTIPLGVAEIKREGTDVTIVSFGKIIKEAYIAADKLAEEGISCEIIDLRTVRPMDRAAILKSVKKTNRLIVLEEAWPFGNVATEITYLVQSEAFDYLDAPVIKINTADTPAPYSPVLLAEWLPDHKDVITAVKKVMYK; encoded by the coding sequence ATGAAGACAATTCAATTTAGAGAAGCTATTTGCGAAGCCATGAGCGAAGAAATGCGTAGAGATGAGAGCATTTTTTTAATGGGAGAAGAAGTAGCAGAATATAATGGTGCTTATAAAGCGTCAAAAGGGATGTTAGATGAGTTTGGTGCAAAACGTGTTATTGATACACCAATTGCCGAACTTGGTTTTGCAGGTATCGCTATTGGGTCTACCATGACAGGTAACAGACCAATCGTAGAATACATGACGTTTAACTTTTCGTTAGTTGGTATTGACCAAATAATTAATAATGCAGCTAAAATTAGACAAATGTCTGGAGGTCAATTTAATTGTCCAATAGTATTTAGAGGTCCAACAGCAAGTGCAGGACAATTAGCAGCAACACACTCTCAAGCTTTTGAAAACTGGTTTGCAAACACACCAGGTTTAAAAGTTGTAGTGCCATCAAATCCATATGATGCTAAAGGGTTATTAAAATCTGCAATTCGTGATAACGATCCTGTGATCTTTATGGAAAGCGAGCAAATGTATGGTGATAAAGGAGAAGTGCCAGAAGGAGAATACACAATACCATTAGGTGTTGCCGAAATAAAAAGAGAAGGTACAGATGTAACTATCGTATCTTTTGGTAAGATTATTAAAGAAGCTTATATCGCAGCAGATAAATTAGCTGAAGAAGGTATATCTTGTGAGATTATCGATTTACGTACAGTGCGTCCAATGGATAGAGCTGCTATTTTAAAGTCTGTTAAAAAGACTAATCGTTTAATTGTTTTAGAAGAAGCTTGGCCTTTTGGTAACGTAGCGACAGAAATTACATATTTAGTACAAAGCGAAGCATTTGACTATTTAGATGCACCAGTTATAAAAATTAATACAGCAGATACACCTGCACCTTACTCTCCAGTATTGTTAGCAGAGTGGTTACCAGACCATAAAGATGTTATCACAGCTGTTAAAAAGGTAATGTATAAATAA
- a CDS encoding electron transfer flavoprotein subunit beta/FixA family protein, with translation MKILVCISHVPDTTSKINFTDGDSKFDTTGVQFVINPNDEFGLTRAMWFKEKQGASVDVINVGGPETEPTLRKALAIGADSAIRVNTEAKDGYQVAKEIAKVVKDGGYDLVIAGRESIDYNGGMVPGMIAEMVDANFVTNCISLELDGTNAKAVREIDGGKESVSTALPLVIGGQKGLVEESDLRIPNMRGIMQARQKPLNVLEPIGASVETASVKFEKPAPKGAVTLVSPDNLDELINLLHNEAKVI, from the coding sequence ATGAAAATTTTAGTGTGTATTAGTCATGTACCAGATACGACATCAAAAATTAATTTTACAGATGGAGATTCAAAATTTGACACAACTGGAGTACAATTTGTAATTAATCCTAATGACGAATTTGGTTTAACACGTGCTATGTGGTTTAAAGAAAAACAAGGTGCATCTGTAGATGTTATTAATGTTGGAGGTCCTGAAACAGAACCTACATTACGTAAAGCATTAGCTATTGGTGCAGACTCTGCAATTAGAGTGAATACTGAAGCTAAAGATGGTTACCAAGTCGCTAAAGAAATTGCTAAAGTTGTAAAAGATGGTGGTTATGATTTAGTAATTGCTGGTCGTGAGTCTATTGATTATAATGGAGGTATGGTACCTGGTATGATTGCAGAAATGGTTGACGCTAATTTTGTAACTAATTGTATTAGTTTGGAATTAGATGGTACTAACGCTAAAGCTGTTAGAGAAATTGATGGTGGTAAAGAAAGCGTATCTACTGCACTACCTTTAGTAATTGGTGGTCAAAAAGGATTAGTTGAAGAGAGTGATTTACGTATACCAAATATGAGAGGTATTATGCAAGCACGTCAAAAACCATTAAATGTTTTAGAACCAATAGGTGCATCAGTAGAAACAGCGTCTGTTAAGTTTGAAAAACCAGCTCCAAAAGGTGCTGTAACGTTAGTGTCGCCAGATAATTTAGATGAATTAATTAACTTACTTCATAACGAAGCTAAAGTCATTTAA
- a CDS encoding electron transfer flavoprotein subunit alpha/FixB family protein yields MSVLVYTESENGTFKKTAFEVASYAKAVADQLGTTVTAVAVNANDVSELGKYGVDKVLKVSDDALKNFNAKSYASAIAQAAKNEGTKVVILSQSADSKYLAPILSVGLEAGYASNVMEVPTSTAPFTVKRTAFTNKAFNLTTIDTDVKIVGVSNNSYGLVENNGAAAAEDFSPSLPTSGVNVESVDKATDKVTIADAEIVVSAGRGMKGPENWGMIEELADVLGAATACSKPVSDLGWRPHSEHVGQTGKPVASNLYIAIGISGAIQHLAGINASKVKVVVNTDPEAPFFKAADYGVVGDAFEVVPQLIEKLKAFKAANA; encoded by the coding sequence ATGTCAGTTTTAGTATATACAGAATCAGAAAACGGAACCTTTAAAAAAACAGCTTTTGAAGTTGCTTCTTACGCCAAAGCAGTCGCTGACCAATTAGGTACAACAGTTACAGCAGTTGCAGTTAACGCCAATGATGTTTCAGAATTAGGAAAATACGGAGTAGATAAAGTATTAAAAGTATCTGATGATGCTTTAAAAAACTTTAATGCAAAATCATACGCTTCGGCAATTGCACAAGCAGCAAAAAACGAAGGGACTAAGGTCGTAATATTAAGTCAAAGTGCAGATAGCAAATATTTAGCACCAATATTATCTGTAGGTTTAGAAGCAGGTTACGCATCCAATGTAATGGAAGTACCAACTTCAACAGCTCCTTTTACAGTTAAACGTACTGCTTTTACAAATAAAGCATTTAACTTAACAACAATAGATACAGATGTTAAAATTGTTGGAGTCTCTAACAATTCTTACGGATTAGTAGAAAATAATGGTGCAGCTGCAGCTGAAGATTTTTCGCCTAGCTTACCAACTTCGGGTGTAAATGTAGAGTCTGTAGACAAAGCAACAGATAAAGTTACAATTGCTGATGCAGAAATAGTAGTATCTGCAGGTCGTGGAATGAAAGGACCAGAAAACTGGGGAATGATTGAAGAGTTAGCAGATGTTCTAGGTGCAGCAACAGCATGCTCTAAACCAGTATCTGACTTAGGCTGGAGACCTCATAGTGAGCACGTTGGACAAACAGGAAAACCTGTAGCTTCTAACTTATACATTGCTATCGGAATATCTGGAGCTATACAGCATTTAGCAGGTATTAATGCCTCTAAAGTAAAAGTAGTTGTTAACACAGATCCAGAAGCACCTTTCTTTAAAGCAGCAGATTATGGTGTTGTTGGAGATGCTTTTGAAGTTGTCCCACAACTTATTGAAAAATTAAAAGCGTTTAAAGCAGCAAACGCATAA